A window of Chitinophaga sp. MM2321 contains these coding sequences:
- a CDS encoding DinB family protein codes for MLLTEHLAASVEALYNGQPWLDVTFREHLSRINALQAVQRFKESNCIWQVVNHVIFWHQRVQRYIYNEPPEKEGDLPDFYMPENHGEENWQATLHRLEHSFAQMGETIRKFPEDELFDTFPGTDKIAIYYLQGIAEHDAYHLGQIVLLHKYGPEL; via the coding sequence ATGTTGCTCACAGAACATTTAGCTGCTTCCGTAGAGGCGCTCTACAATGGACAACCCTGGCTGGACGTTACTTTCAGGGAACACCTCTCCCGCATCAATGCGTTGCAGGCGGTGCAACGCTTTAAGGAATCCAATTGCATATGGCAGGTGGTCAACCATGTCATCTTCTGGCATCAGCGGGTACAACGCTATATTTATAATGAGCCGCCCGAAAAAGAAGGTGATCTACCGGATTTTTATATGCCGGAAAATCATGGGGAAGAAAACTGGCAGGCAACCCTGCACCGCCTGGAGCATTCTTTTGCGCAGATGGGTGAAACGATCCGGAAGTTTCCGGAAGATGAATTATTCGACACCTTTCCCGGTACAGATAAGATCGCTATCTATTATCTGCAGGGCATTGCAGAACACGATGCCTATCACCTGGGACAAATAGTGCTGCTGCACAAATACGGACCAGAATTGTAG
- the rnhA gene encoding ribonuclease HI has product MAEIHIYTDGASRGNPGPGGYGVLLIWGNIRKELSQGYRKTTNNRMELLAVITALEALKKEGQEVTIFTDSKYVVDSIEKGWIWGWVKINFKDKKNKDLWLRFIPLYRKHRVKMQWVKGHASNIFNNRCDELATQAADSGNWLIDEGFESAG; this is encoded by the coding sequence ATGGCTGAAATACATATATATACAGATGGTGCGTCCCGTGGTAATCCCGGACCGGGAGGATATGGTGTGTTGTTGATATGGGGTAATATCAGGAAGGAATTATCACAGGGTTATCGTAAAACCACCAACAACAGGATGGAATTACTGGCGGTTATTACAGCTTTGGAAGCACTGAAGAAAGAAGGACAGGAAGTGACCATTTTTACAGATAGTAAATATGTTGTAGATAGTATTGAGAAAGGATGGATATGGGGATGGGTAAAAATAAATTTTAAAGATAAAAAGAACAAAGACCTCTGGCTGCGCTTTATTCCCCTGTACAGAAAACACCGGGTAAAAATGCAATGGGTAAAAGGACATGCCAGCAATATATTCAATAACCGTTGCGACGAGCTGGCCACCCAAGCGGCAGATAGTGGCAACTGGCTCATAGATGAAGGATTTGAAAGTGCCGGTTAA
- a CDS encoding acyl-CoA carboxylase subunit beta → MNEEELESNKNEDVMRRAISTMKQRMGVIEQGGGKKSLEKVRQRGKLTARERIQYLIDKDSLFTEIGTFAAYDMYAEYGGCPAAGTVGGIGYISGRQCMIVANDMTVKAGAWFPLTGKKNLRLQEIAMENRLPVIYLVDSAGVFLPMQDEIFPDKEHFGRIFRNNARMSAMGITQIAAVMGSCVAGGAYLPIMSDEVLMVEGNGSIFLAGPYLVKAAIGEDVDAETLGGAITHTEISGIADYKFSTDEECLDHIKRIVSKLGHASLAGFDRIAPVLPAKPSEELDSILPADSSRPYDMLDVIARVVDDSSFDQYKQEYGKSILCGYARIDGWAVGIVANQRKIVKSRKGEMQMGGVIYNDSADKAARFIMNCNQKKIPLVFLQDVTGFMVGSRSEHAGIIKDGAKMVNAVANSIVPKITIIIGNSYGAGNYAMCGKAYDPRFIYAWPSAKIAVMGGEQAAKTLLQIQVASLKSKGQEITPEDEKKLLDDINERYISQTTPYYAAARLWIDEIIDPQDTRQRIAEGIKAANNAPLEQAFNVGVFQV, encoded by the coding sequence ATGAACGAAGAGGAACTGGAATCCAACAAAAATGAAGATGTCATGCGAAGGGCTATCAGCACGATGAAACAACGCATGGGCGTGATAGAACAGGGGGGAGGAAAGAAGAGTCTGGAGAAAGTGCGGCAACGCGGGAAACTGACTGCCCGGGAACGTATTCAATACCTGATAGATAAAGACTCCCTCTTTACAGAGATAGGTACATTTGCTGCTTATGATATGTATGCGGAATATGGTGGTTGTCCTGCCGCTGGTACTGTTGGCGGCATCGGCTACATAAGCGGGCGCCAGTGTATGATTGTAGCCAATGATATGACGGTTAAAGCGGGCGCGTGGTTTCCGCTGACCGGCAAAAAAAATCTGCGTTTGCAGGAGATTGCGATGGAAAACCGGCTGCCGGTGATCTACCTGGTAGATAGTGCGGGTGTGTTCCTGCCGATGCAGGATGAAATTTTTCCCGATAAAGAACATTTTGGCCGCATCTTCCGCAATAATGCGCGCATGAGTGCGATGGGCATCACACAGATTGCTGCTGTGATGGGCAGCTGTGTTGCCGGTGGCGCCTATCTTCCCATCATGAGCGATGAAGTGCTGATGGTGGAAGGCAACGGCTCTATTTTTCTCGCAGGCCCCTACCTGGTGAAAGCGGCTATTGGTGAAGACGTAGATGCGGAAACGTTAGGAGGCGCCATCACACATACAGAGATCTCGGGGATTGCGGACTATAAATTCAGTACAGACGAAGAATGCCTGGATCATATCAAACGGATTGTAAGCAAGCTGGGACATGCGTCCCTCGCAGGTTTTGACCGCATTGCACCGGTATTACCCGCCAAGCCCTCTGAAGAACTGGACAGCATCCTGCCGGCAGACAGCTCCCGGCCTTATGATATGCTGGATGTTATTGCCCGGGTAGTAGATGACTCCTCTTTCGATCAGTACAAACAGGAATATGGTAAAAGTATTTTATGCGGCTACGCACGAATAGACGGATGGGCGGTTGGCATTGTTGCCAACCAGCGCAAAATTGTGAAAAGCCGTAAAGGCGAAATGCAGATGGGTGGCGTTATTTACAACGATAGCGCCGATAAGGCCGCACGCTTTATTATGAACTGCAATCAAAAGAAAATTCCGCTGGTATTCCTGCAGGATGTTACCGGCTTTATGGTAGGCAGCAGAAGTGAACACGCAGGTATCATCAAAGATGGTGCAAAGATGGTGAATGCTGTCGCTAATTCCATCGTGCCGAAGATTACCATCATCATCGGAAACTCATACGGGGCAGGCAACTACGCCATGTGTGGTAAAGCGTATGATCCGCGCTTCATTTATGCATGGCCTTCCGCAAAAATAGCGGTGATGGGCGGAGAGCAAGCCGCCAAAACCTTATTACAGATCCAGGTGGCGTCCCTCAAATCAAAAGGGCAGGAGATTACACCGGAAGATGAGAAAAAACTGCTCGACGACATCAATGAAAGATATATCAGTCAGACTACTCCATACTATGCAGCCGCCAGGCTATGGATAGACGAGATCATTGATCCCCAGGATACCCGGCAGCGTATTGCAGAAGGCATCAAAGCCGCTAACAACGCACCCTTGGAACAGGCATTTAATGTGGGCGTGTTCCAGGTGTAA
- a CDS encoding helix-turn-helix domain-containing GNAT family N-acetyltransferase codes for MSEDNALVTDIRRFNRFYTGVVGLLNQHILDSHLSLSEVRVLYELGQSEKCTAGQLTTLMKIDGGYLSRILKKFEKEGWVSRQQSPADGRTFFLRLTAKGKKLLTALDEKSTEEIRELLAPLPEKAQQQVAGAMKTIEEVLSPERTPEAAEEVHFRYQLQPGDVGYLIYLHGELYARESGYNLEFESYVCKTFHDFLATYNTGKDRIFLAIAGNRIVGSVAILGSSRHLAQLRWFLVHPDFRGRGLGKKLLQQAIAFCREKQYQKVYLMTTSMQTTAGDLYKKAGFRKTGEKHLQLWGQQLYEQRYDQDLTE; via the coding sequence ATGTCTGAAGATAATGCCCTTGTAACAGACATCCGCCGTTTTAACCGCTTCTACACTGGTGTAGTAGGATTATTGAACCAGCACATCCTGGATAGCCACCTTTCTTTATCAGAAGTAAGGGTGCTATATGAACTGGGACAAAGTGAAAAATGCACCGCCGGACAACTCACCACCCTCATGAAAATAGATGGGGGATACCTGAGCAGGATCCTGAAAAAATTCGAAAAAGAGGGATGGGTATCCCGGCAGCAATCGCCTGCCGACGGACGTACTTTTTTTCTGCGGCTGACAGCCAAAGGGAAAAAGCTGCTGACAGCACTGGATGAAAAATCTACAGAAGAGATCCGGGAACTGCTGGCACCATTACCTGAAAAAGCGCAACAACAGGTAGCCGGTGCCATGAAAACAATAGAGGAGGTACTATCCCCTGAACGCACGCCGGAAGCCGCGGAGGAGGTTCATTTCCGCTATCAGCTGCAACCGGGCGATGTTGGGTACCTCATTTATCTGCACGGGGAACTGTATGCCCGCGAAAGTGGTTACAACCTGGAATTTGAATCGTATGTATGTAAAACCTTTCACGACTTTTTAGCGACTTATAATACCGGTAAAGACCGCATTTTCCTCGCCATCGCCGGCAACAGGATCGTAGGATCGGTAGCCATCCTGGGATCATCCCGGCATCTTGCACAACTGCGCTGGTTCCTGGTACATCCTGATTTCAGGGGGAGAGGACTGGGGAAAAAACTGTTGCAACAGGCCATCGCTTTTTGCAGGGAGAAACAATATCAGAAAGTATATCTCATGACTACCAGTATGCAGACCACTGCCGGTGATCTCTATAAAAAAGCGGGCTTCCGCAAAACCGGTGAAAAGCACCTGCAATTATGGGGGCAGCAGTTGTACGAGCAACGCTATGACCAGGATTTAACGGAATAA